One Avibacterium avium genomic window carries:
- a CDS encoding divergent polysaccharide deacetylase family protein yields MKNSNQQQRVKKQFIKKPSAVKNLFIFSTALCLSLLPTIAFSQSRLAIVIDDVGYRPKEDAAIYAMPKEISVAIIPSAPYAKQRNDQAKQQNRDVLIHLPMQPMGSHKIEAGGLSLGMSQQTVREKVQNAKKTVSAAIGLNNHMGSAATADQDLMTKLMIALQEQHLFFLDSRTIGRSVASKTAKQQGVKALDRHIFLDDSDAFADVQRQFQQAIAYARKHGTAIVIGHPRKNTVAVLQNGLRTLPKDIQLVNMGSLWRGEKVVPIKPFIMLFNTTPAPTSVAPFQDVPLLRGIPR; encoded by the coding sequence ATGAAAAACTCTAATCAACAACAACGCGTGAAAAAACAATTCATAAAGAAACCAAGTGCGGTCAAAAATTTGTTTATTTTTTCCACCGCACTTTGCTTGAGCCTACTCCCCACAATTGCGTTCAGCCAATCGCGTCTTGCCATTGTGATTGATGATGTGGGCTATCGTCCGAAAGAAGATGCCGCCATTTATGCAATGCCAAAAGAAATCTCGGTGGCAATTATTCCTTCAGCACCTTACGCCAAACAGCGTAATGATCAGGCAAAACAGCAAAATCGTGATGTTCTTATTCATCTGCCAATGCAGCCTATGGGAAGCCATAAAATTGAAGCTGGCGGGCTAAGCCTTGGAATGTCGCAACAAACTGTGCGAGAAAAAGTGCAAAATGCGAAGAAAACCGTTTCTGCCGCCATTGGCTTAAACAACCATATGGGCAGTGCGGCAACGGCGGATCAAGATTTAATGACGAAGTTAATGATCGCATTGCAAGAACAGCATTTGTTTTTCTTAGATAGCCGAACCATTGGTCGCTCAGTGGCAAGTAAAACCGCAAAGCAACAAGGCGTAAAAGCGCTAGATCGCCATATTTTCTTAGATGATAGCGATGCGTTCGCCGATGTTCAACGCCAATTTCAACAAGCCATTGCCTATGCACGCAAACACGGCACTGCGATTGTTATTGGCCACCCACGCAAAAACACCGTTGCTGTGTTACAAAATGGTTTACGCACTCTGCCGAAAGACATTCAATTGGTTAATATGGGCAGCTTATGGCGTGGTGAAAAAGTGGTGCCTATCAAGCCGTTTATTATGCTATTTAACACTACCCCAGCGCCAACTTCCGTTGCGCCTTTTCAAGATGTGCCGTTATTGCGGGGCATTCCACGTTAG